The region ATCCAAAATCCAAGAGTCTTGAGTGTTACAGATATGCTTCCAGCAGCTACCACTTTGCAGCTGAGGAAGACTCCAATGAGTTTTTTGGCTTGCCTGGCCGTGTTTTCTTAAAGAAGTGGCCAGAGTGGATGCCTGATGTCCATCTTCTAAGAAGGGAAGATTACCCACGTGTTGATTACGCTCTACAATACAACGTCAAGGGATCTCTAGCGATTCCTGTTTTTGAACGAGGAAATGGTGCTTGCTTGGGTGTTGTTGAAATTGTGACAACTGGTCCAGACGTTAACTGCCTCCCTGAGGTTGATGATGTCTGCAAAGCTCTAGAGGTTTTATATTTTTCTCCTTCTATCAGTTTTTGCATATCACTTCTTATTTTTGTAGCTGAACCTTAAAGAACTACTCCATAATTTCGGTAGATCTACTACAATTGTTCCGTGCCATGTCCCAGCAGCATCCAACTGGTTTCTTCTTATATTAAACATGTGAAGCCTCGTGAAATAATCCATGAAGAAAATTCAAGCATTGTGAATATCAGTAATTTTGTAAAATGTTACATAAATTGTACAAAGAACATCTATACTTTCTCTCCTATTTCGCGCTGCCTGCTTCTCTTCTTCATTATCCATTCAtctcttcctatttttcttcttATGCTATAGGTCATCTTCTATTCATTTGGTAATCATCTCAGGAGAGGAGACAGCCCTAAGTTTGAAGTTGCTTTTGGTTTCATTTACCCAAGTTTCTGTTAACCCTATACCATGCATATATAGTACAGATTGTGTAATTGACTTGAGTGAGAAGAAAACTGTTCCTACAAAAAAATTTCTTGCAGCGTAAGCATTTGTAACTCACGAGTGAAATGTATTATTTTGCAGGCAGTTGATCTGAGGAGTTCTGAACTGTTCACCCCTCCCAAAATAAAGGTTTATAGCTAACATTGAAAATCTTTTCTTTAATGTATTCATTGACTGAAACCTTAACTGATACTATTTACATACCATTATATGTCAGGATGACCATGAATCTTACCAGGCAGAAGTAGCAGAAATTAAGGATATTGTGACATCTGTCTGCAAAACTTATAATTTGCCTTTGGCTCAGACTTGGACTCCATGTAATCATCAAGATACAGATCAATGCCGCTATGATAAGAATCCGGCTTGTCTTTCCATTGTCACTTCTGCTTCCTATGTACATTATGAACAAGTCTTGGGTTACCATGAGGCCTGCTGCAATCACCACCTGCTTTTAGTTGAAGGTATTGTAGGGAGAGCACTTGGAACGAATCAGCCATGTTTCGCGACTGATATTAGTGCTTTTAGTGAGGCCGAGTTTCCTTTTGCATATCACGCCAAGATGCTAAGACTAAAAGGTGCTGTTGCAATACGTCTCAGAAGCATCTGTACTGATACAAGGGATTTCATTATAGAGTTCCTCCTTCCACTTGGCTGCAAAGATTTAGAAGAACAAAAGCGGATTGTAAGCTCAATATTATCACAGATACAACAATCTTGCAATAATTTACGGTTTGTTTCTGATCAGGAGCTTGAGGCAGCAACTCTACTTCCAGAAAGAGAAATGGTTAATCCTTTAAAAGGCAAGAtatttgaagaaaatgaaaacaAGTTGGTGCCTTCTTCGTCTTTAGAAGAAGCCTCTCTAGATGAATCATCCTGGATTGCTCAAATGATGGAGGCCCAACAGAAAAATAAAGGTATTCTTGTTTCCTTGGGGCATCAGAAGGAGGAGCTGGAGGAAGATTTCACGGTAAAAACAGACTGGATTACCACTAGAGGAGACCTGTACCCTGGGATTGGACCTTCATTGGAAAAAGAAAATTTCCAAGATGGATCCTCAGTAAGTGTGAAGGATGGTGTAGACGTGTCTTTTATAAAGGGGCAGCGTCGCTCTGGTGCCAAAAGAGCAGGGCAATCTAGAAGAGTAAAAGCTGAGAGTACTATCAGTCTGCAAGTATTAAGACAGTATTTTGCCGGTAGCCTGAAAGATGCTGCTGCAAGTATTGGTGGTACGGATACTCATCCCATAAAACTAATTTTCTCATTCCAAGAAAAGCCACCATATTTGAAAAAATTGAATCTTCTGTGCTCAGTCCCAAAACAAGgcttaacaatttatatgtttaTGCTTTCAAGTTCAACAGAAAATTTGGGTTCTGCTAATTAACTATCGTTATTGATAATGTCAACAACTATTTCATGCTCATTATGAGTTTCTTGGTTTGTTATGTCTGCAGTGTGCCCCACCACATTGAAAAGAATATGCAGGCAACATGGCATCAGTCGATGGCCTTCTCGAAAGATCAAGAAGGTAGGACACTCGCTTAAGAAACTCCAACTTGTTATAGATTCGGTGCAAGGTAACGAGGGTGCTATTCAACTCAGTTCCTTCTATACAAACTTCCCAGAACTAAGTTGTTCAAATATGAGTGGAATTAGCTCCTTGTCTACAATTAAGATGGATAATTATCTGAAGCAACCACAGAGTCAACAAATGGGGAGCTTACCGTGCCCTGCAACCACAGCTTCAAAATCAACTTCTTCCGGTCATAGCTCCAGCTCAAGCTACTGTTGTTCCACGGAGGTAAAGGAGTTGAATGTCAACGGTAAAGTATCTGCTCCAGAGAATGCTTCACCAGCAGCAGGGGTGCTAAAGAGAGCATTTAGTGATGTGAAATTGCATAACTCGGGTCAAGAGGATACAAAGTTTCTTGTAAGATCACATAGCCAAAAAAATATCAGCAACCTTTCCCCACTGCAAAACCTTAATGACAACCAGGCGCTACAAAACTGCATGACTTTTCGAGTGAAAGCCACATTTGGGGAAGAAAAACTTCGTTTTAGAATGCCAGAATACTGGCGCTTTACAGATTTGCAGGAAGAGATATCAAGGCGTTTCAATATAGACATAGAGGATGTCCATAAAGTTGATTTGAGGTACCTGGATGAAGATTCAGAGTGGATACTCTTAACATGCAATGATGATCTTGAGGAATGCATCGACATATACAGATCATTCAAGGCTCGTACAATCAGACTCTTGCTGCGTGAGGCACGTTATCCCACTCTGGGAAGCTCACTTGATAGCTGCGCACCATCAATTCATGATGCTGTAATTTGAATCTGTTGTTACATTGTGGCTGATCTGGCTCATCATTCTGCAGTTCTTTCAATTAGTTCTTTGCTTTGGCATTGGGTGGCAATGATTTAGCATAACAAAGAATCTTTTCGGCCATCATGAACTTAAGAATACATGATGATGGTACGACATCCATTAATATTTAAAACCAGATGATATCAGTTTGCCCCTTGTTCTACAGGGACCAGTTAATTTAAGGCTACATATAATATTTACATATGTATAGTATAGCTGGATTGTAGCACTTGCTACTGTTTCTGTTATGTATTACATGCTTGCATTTGCTTTTTTCCGGTATCATCTATTGTTAAATGAAGCTAAGCAATATTTGCACCTCTGCGTTCTTTTCTTTATAACTTTCCTTGTGTCTTTATGAAGCAATGGACTTTCAGAATCACCAGCAAAACACTGACATGCCGAGTAGACTCCTTAACTTATCACATGCATTAATCGCGGCAAGAAGTGTTTTTTTTGTGAATCTAGGGGCTGGGTACACTTACCACCCTAGAGTTAGGTTTTTTTAGTATATTTTGTCTTATGACGCTAGACCTCCGCAGTAAATTTTCTTAAACGTTTATTGTGGACCGGAATCCTATCATAAAACTTCATTTCCCTAATGTACTCTATCATCACACATTAATCAAAGTTGTTAAACTTAATATAAAGAACCTTTTGTGAGCATACTCTTCCAAATTTCCCAAAAACGATTCACTCTGCATAGATTGACCGAACGCAGAAAACCTTATATTGGGTAACCAGTGCCTAAGAAAATATTATGTGTATAAGATTTACCTATGTACTTTAGTTTTGTTGTTTTAATTGCTTGACAATGTAGGAATCATGGGTAGTCCATATTATGAAAGAGGTAATTTTGACAGTGATAGGCAGGTAGACGAATGCGCGGAACGTTTGAAAAATACCCGAAACGTAACCAGGAACAACCGGAAATAGCGTGCGAGAAACCATCTCAGCCACCGCAGATAACAGGGGCCATTCATATAACCACTATATTAGAAACACGCAACTGCAGCTCTTTCTACTTGGTTGGCATTATATGTAAATGCAGTAAAAAAATTTACACTTAACAGCATCCGTTGGAGATTTACGTGCATAAGCTCTCAGTTCAGCTCAATTATTTTAACCTTATTACAACAACAGGGGTAAAATGCTGATAAAAGCACTACCACCAAGAATGCCCTTGCTAGCACTTTAATAACACATATCTAATTTGTGTTTTTATTGTTTACTCGAATTTGTAATAGAATCTAACTGATTTAAAAGACTAGGTACAAGAAATTAGATTATATACATGTATAAATTTAGGTGATTATATTTTTACATTTTATGCAAATTTCTGTAAATATTACATCCAATTCTTGACCAGTACAATTAGCTAATGTATCTATATATACACACCTACCTGGATGCCTTCAACGAAAGAGAATTGGAAGCTATTAATTCTATGTTTTTTTCATTTAGTTGTTATACTATTGTTCATCATATCCTTCACGTCGATTAGTGAATGAGACCGTCTCAATCTCCTGCAACGTTACAACGGTTGATGGTGGCCCACATAGACTTAATAGAACCTGAAAGCCACAAAAGAATGATAGAAGGTAATATGTTAGTGTTTATTGTTAGTTATTAGCACCTGGAATCTGAACACAGAAAATAATTCTCCGCCAAACTGCTTGATGCATAATTGGTGCAGCAACTGTCAGTTACTCAACAATCGCAGATAAAGGGAAAAAATCATATTTCTTGATGAGCAAAACTGTAAAGGAACCACAACGGATCCGAAAGCACCACAGGTAGCGTTAGCAACAGGTTTTACATAAGGTGAGCTGTCTGATGTGTCAGGATGCCAAATGGAGGAGCTTGAAACAAAGAACCTAACATTGTGCAATATAAATAACACTAAATAGAGAAGCTGGAATTAGTACAAGGATGGCATACTGATTTACTTACTGGCAAAAACACTAGGCCATGCAAGAATCCAATTAGAACCAACCCCAAGTACATTTGAAAGTAATAAACCTGTATCAAGTGCAAGAAATTAAAGATCAACTCTTAAGGAACATACAAACAGTTACTCCATAATGAAAGATCGATAAGACTGACCACAAAAATCTCCGATTTTGCAAAAGAAAGGACAATGACCCCAACAAGCTTTGTAATTGTGATTCCACTGCAAATTATCGGGCAATAATATAATCACTTATTGAACTTCTCAATAGAAAACAAATTTGACCTTAAAACAGAATCCTTCCTTACTAATACATTTTCTCAAGCATCAAACAATTCTTTTATCTAGTCCAAGTAAAAAAGAATGCCAGAGATATCATTTCTCCCAAATGTGGATCGCATCGAACACGAGGTTTTTGACCTCATGAACAGTTGCAAGAATAAAGCACAAGTATAGAAACAATTACAGATCATCTGATTATGAGGCTTGACCTGGGAACAGGGTGGAAGAATGAAGACAATCATAGAAACGGGCAGAAAACATGAAACATGAGGTTAATGATAACATGATGCCAGAGCTTCATCTTGGCTCTAGGAAGCACGGGCACGGCAAAAGGGAGCCGTTCGGACACGTCGCTACTCGGCACCGACACGGCTGAGTACGTGTCCGACACGCCACACAGAAAAACGGCAGGGGACACGGCTCCGACACGGGGCAGACACGCGACCTGACACAGCCCAGGACTTGGCCCACCCAAAAAAAATGCCCAATACCAATTGATTTTACCCTAATTGTGCGACATTCTCATATTTTATATGTCCAACTCTGTTTTCATCATGATTTCACTACATGAGGAAGATGTTCAAGAGATGGCAAATCTCTTTCTTAATGAACCAGAAGCGGAAGCTGCTGTTTTTACACGAGATAGACATTCCTCTATTAATGAAAAGTAGAATTTATCGTATTTTAGTTCATCGTTAACCGTGAAAGAAACTTTTATTACTACTAATTCACTATGAATAAATTTGTTCAATGTTTGACATAGAAaatcatatatttttttttacttctATATTTTTTGTTGCCGTGTCCCGTATCCAGGACACTTTACCAATTGACGAATTCCTGTGTCCCCGTACCCGTATCCCATGTCGCCGCATCCATGTCCGTGCTTCCTAGTATTGGATAGATATTCAAATGCGAATTCTATTGCAGACCTTTTTTACTGTGATGAGCAAATTGGATTGCCACGATACATCGCCAAAATGATGCGAATAGATAGCTGCTTAATTGCATAACTTAAATTTGTCCTTTAACAATATTTAATATAACCAGGTGCTGCATGAAAACATGGACAATTTAGGGTAACTAACCTTAGTACAGAAGATCCCATGGTATGCAATGCCTCCTTAGTTCTTTTCTCTCTATCTCCGGTGCTTACCTGTAGAAGACAAGGAATAAAAACTCACCAGTCATTTCAAGAAAATCTGTCCTTAATAGTTAATACTCTTTCTGGCAGTAACAGATAGAGTCTCTATATTATTAGATGCAAGGTTAGTACTGCCATCTGGAGGTACAAGAATAAGTGAGAAACAAAGGGTCTTTGTGAAGTTTGGTACTGACCGAGAACGCATGTAATATATGAACACAAAACTCAACACCAATTCCAATCGACATCAGTAGGTTCACGACGGAGACAGCATTCAGTTGGATTTTCAGAAGAGCCATTAAACCCTGCATATATTCGTAAATCCTTTTTCTTGAACTTATTTTCAGTGGTTAAATACTGGTAAGAGCATATATGATACATGTAAATGACTGGAAAAGGAAAAGACAAATTTTAAGTGAAAGATAATAGAAAGATATTCCCTCCGCACTACAAAAAGAGTTTGGTAATTAAAAGTAAAGCTCCACAAATTAGGGGATGCTCGTATGAACTGGGGCTCTTTGTTAAACTAAAGGAGCATTAAATTTATCTACAACAATTTCCTAAACACACCTACCATGAGATTTAAAACAATCATAGCCAAGACGAGTATAATGATAGCAGCACTCCAAACACTGCACCAAAACAGGATATTGAATATCTCAAAAAACATATCACCCAAATTCTAATACAAAGAGCAATTTTATACGTTTTTCTTCATTGTTAACTTAGCAGTCTTGGTGTttgaacacacacacacactcactCACTCAGAAACCGGTAAAAGATGGCAAATgcagattattattattattattattattattattattattattattattattattatattattattattattattaatattattattattattattattattattatttagagATTGTCAGGACAACCTTGATGTCATTACCAGGCAAACCACGAATACAGCTCCTGTAAAATCAGCAGATGAAAGTTTAATAAAAGCAACTGCTCCATCATAATGCAATAAGAGCAAACTCACAAAAGCATGCAACAATAGGGTGTAAAGAAAGGTATGAAAGCTTAATTTAAggttagagaaaataaaaaagatcacattaaaacatattaaacatagCAAGCATGCAAACTTTTTCTGGACTGGATCTACAGTGTTCCCCTGTGGATGAAATTCTTTTTAACAGGCCGTTTGATGGCACAGGCATTATCCTTAACTTGAATGTACATACATATAGCTCTGCATGTGtgctagatatatatatatatatatatatatagagagagagagagagagagagagagagagaagtctATCCGAACCCAATTAGCACTTATTTCTCAGATCAGGCTAACGATAAGAAACGATTGCCAAGAGATGTGTCAAGAATAATCATTAATTTAGTATACAACATTTGTGGAGGGTACCTCACTACCTCTTTGaaatgatatttatatttatgtttAATCAGACCAGTAACCTAACTATGATCTCGGAAGGAAACATCAGTAAGCGGAAAATCAGTTTATTTTAACATTAAAAGCAAAATAACTCAACAAAATTATGTGTGTAAATCAATATATGTCTCAGATATACATCACAATAATTTCAGAGATAAATACAAACCGAGTGCTATGCCAATGTTGATGAGAGCTGTCTCCCAGATATCCAAATATTGCTCAAAGAAGATATAAAACACAGAGTATGGATAGACATTGATCTGCAAAATCAAATTGCAGTAAGGAGTCTTTTCCAAATATGTTACGCTAATTTTTGAGCTGCAATTAAGTTTTTGCTTCACAATCCATCTTGTTTCGTAAAAGACTATGGAAATATTCAATATATTAGAATCAATGTTGAAAAAAGTGCAAATAGGACCTAAGCGGTGAGATCACCTTCTAGCGTTTAAGCGCTAAAGCGGACGCTTAAGCGGTTTTAAAAGCGGACCATTAATCGgattataaattaatatatattaaaaatctatattttttgaataaaGAGATAACATCTACAAATTATAATAACCAATAAAATCATTATTCACAAAGTCATAATCAACTTAAATAATACAAGTAacattcaaaaatatcaaattaaacTCTTCAAAAAAGAAAATTGActttttctaattatttttaattccccCACTTAATTGGTCAAACACCGCTTAAGCGGTCAAAATCGGCTTAAATCGGCTTAAACTTCACTAAACGCTTAAAAATCCGATTTTGCACTAATCTAAGCGTTTATACCTCCGATTCCGCTTAAGCCCCCGCTTAAGCGTCCGCTAATGTGCTCTTTACAACACTGATTAGAATAAAAGACAGAAGTAAAAAAATTCAAACTAGTAGAGTACAAGACATGATCATGATGTCACATTTCGCAATTATAATTTACATGCTGTCACAACTATAATTTAAATGTGTCACGGAGAAGGCAAGATACCATAGATAATTTTAGATCTGTTGGATCAAGTTTTCTGAAGCAGCTTATGGCTACTATGCAGTCTATGCATAAGCTTCAATGAGGTACGAAGAGTGATGAAAGTATTTAACAAAAAATAATAGGATAGTATCTCCCGTGCAAAAAAAAAAACTGTCCACTGACTAGTTTCACTGCAAGCATGCATGGAAAAAACATGCATGTTCTAAGAAAGAAATAAAATAGATATTCATGTAAGTGTTGGTATTCTGGAAAGTCTATAAAAGAGGCTCAGGCACACGTTTTAAACAGAATTTTCTTCTAAGGTTGGGCTAAAACTTAAACAACTTATTATAAAAGCCAATGGGGCACAATTTTTGCTTAATATATCATTTCAACAACTTATCCGTTTGACTGAAGGAAAATTTCGAAGATTTAACAACATTTTAAATGCTGAGTATCTTATATTTAAGTAATAGGTGATTGCCAATGTTTAGaaatgttctaattgatatgtgCAATAAACAATACAGAGAAGTAACCACAAAGCTTCTTTGTGAAGTAAAAGGATTCACAGCTCACATTCACACGTTGTAAGGTGGTGGTTATCATCTTATAAATAGGACCATTACTCAATTCTGTTGTGGTACACAGAATTAGTAAGAAACACATCACTATATACTACACTCTTCCACTTCTAATGTTTTTTTGTTATTTATTAGTTTAGATATTAAGTTTATAACAGAATATATATTCTTGTCATTATTTAGTTTCTTCTTTACTCTTAAGAAGAACTACATGCTAGAAAAAAGGATGTTACGAAGCATCACGTTTTCCTATGGGCTGTCCTCTAGCAACGTGATTAGAGATGTAGCTTTACAAGTCGGGATCAAATACAGTAGAACCTAAATAAACGAATATTTGGTAAATAAATAACCTCATCAAATGAAGAAGAAAAAAATGTAGGTCCCAACATAATAGGAAAAGTGTGTTTTaacctcgataaatgaataaaattgttACATCCTGATGGTATTCATTTTTTCGAGGTTTAAATGTGAACTTTCAGATCAAAATATATACTTGACAAAGTAACATTAAAGTTCATTAGGGTTAAGAAGTATTCAAGGATAGTTTGCTGGAACCAACCTTCAAGGAACGGGATAATCTTGAGCAGAAATCTCGTGCAGCACGCATCGAATTAACAAAATCGTCCTGTGATACAAGGGTGGTTTAGATCAGACTATTTAAGCAAGTAAAAATATTAGGGGATGAAAGAGAGAATGAAAAGAGAAAACAAGGAAACTGCAAGTTATTTTCATAGGAAAACATAACCAAATTGTACGTTGTAAATGATCCTAAGTCAAAGTCACGTGTATTATTCGTATATGTATTATTCGTATAAAAACTATCCAAGTTACAACCTAAAAGATTTCATACTTCTAATAAAAACCTTTCTAAACCTGAATCAGGATAACAGCAAACTCTAACCATTAAACAATACGAAAATTGACAGGAAATTCAAGTTAAGTAAAGAATTGCCTACTTGTTTATTAAGCGGTGTATGATATGTGCGAAACTCTGACGCAAGTATAATTCCACTTTCATAACCTGAAAACGGGCATTAAAATATGTTATTAACTTTATCTGCTACTTATCTAAATCAGAAAGATTTATGCGTGTAGTGATTACGTAGAACTATTTTGTACTGAACAGACTTTTGATTGACACTAGGTACAAGTACAAACCAGTAAGATCAACAGAGCTAGTATATGCTCCATGGCCACCCTTAGCACAGTCAGCAGAAGGTAAGGCACTGAGAAACCATGGTAGCTTTTCTCTAAATTGGACAGTAGATGGACGATCATTGAACAGATCCGAGTGAAAGAAGCACTACAGCCATCCATAAATATCAGTTCATTGCATATATTCGTTTTCTTCATAAATAGCGTTTAGCAAGAGGGGGCTATAACTAAAATGAAATGTATGAAGAACAGCCTTTATGATACAAAGATGGGACATTACAGTTGTACAATCTTTACAAACTCCTCCAAAACCGCAAGGACCTTCCTCAGGGGAACAGCAAGGGGGCTACAAAAACGAATCAGCTTCATTTTCAGTACATTAAATGGATTCGAAAAATAAACATGCCAGCAATTATGCTTTGAAATGGGCATAATAACTTCCTAAAGGATACAAAGTAATGCACACTACAGTATATAAAACAAAATAGAACACGTGTTATGTAGTCACTGTAGTAGTTAAGAAACATGTATCAGTGATAGAACTAGTCAGCATGGCCTATGTTGTGGCCTATGTTGCTTAGATTCGGCTATGGAGTGACAGACATGACAGAAATCAGAGTGTTGGACCTGATATTTTTGAACATTGGTGACATGAGGACCCTGAGAAACCTCGAAGTTTTTTTCAGAAAGGACAAATAAATTACGATTCACAAAGGAAGCTCCCAATAATAGAGGGTCAGCTTAAAACCACTTACATATTAGCAATCATACAAGTTTTTAGAAATTGTTTCAAAAGAGTAGATAAATGCTCCACATGTCTAGCAGTATGATTAAGATTGATTTAAGAAGTTCAGTTAAGATGTATTAATTACAACATAAATATGCATACACACACCCTCCTCGATGCATGTCTCAACAGTGCATGTTCTGCTAACTGCCAGATAGTTCATTAGACATGCCTATATTATATCTTTAGCGGACATCAGAAACATATGTGGAAGATAAATACTAACCTGATCATCCGGGGGACAATAGGTATTATTGACAAATTTCCTGCAACAGCCAAAAGCCTCAGGTGATATCCACACAAGAAAATCATCAAGCCAT is a window of Apium graveolens cultivar Ventura chromosome 11, ASM990537v1, whole genome shotgun sequence DNA encoding:
- the LOC141698550 gene encoding protein NLP2-like isoform X2, translated to MDDLFDDGCWLEATPSNFWQQSPSPNAADFSSCFPTVNANDINHLVPYSLQKDFQEEKERLNSTDNVRFVYPLLDERDGSEKARWDGSTSSTHSRSILVQGIKSNTRLWIAPSADPNPENSVKNRLIQAFEHLKNITRDDFLIQIWLPVKREGKIVLSTINQPFSLDPKSKSLECYRYASSSYHFAAEEDSNEFFGLPGRVFLKKWPEWMPDVHLLRREDYPRVDYALQYNVKGSLAIPVFERGNGACLGVVEIVTTGPDVNCLPEVDDVCKALEAVDLRSSELFTPPKIKDDHESYQAEVAEIKDIVTSVCKTYNLPLAQTWTPCNHQDTDQCRYDKNPACLSIVTSASYVHYEQVLGYHEACCNHHLLLVEGIVGRALGTNQPCFATDISAFSEAEFPFAYHAKMLRLKGAVAIRLRSICTDTRDFIIEFLLPLGCKDLEEQKRIVSSILSQIQQSCNNLRFVSDQELEAATLLPEREMVNPLKGKIFEENENKLVPSSSLEEASLDESSWIAQMMEAQQKNKGILVSLGHQKEELEEDFTVKTDWITTRGDLYPGIGPSLEKENFQDGSSVSVKDGVDVSFIKGQRRSGAKRAGQSRRVKAESTISLQVLRQYFAGSLKDAAASIGVCPTTLKRICRQHGISRWPSRKIKKVGHSLKKLQLVIDSVQGNEGAIQLSSFYTNFPELSCSNMSGISSLSTIKMDNYLKQPQSQQMGSLPCPATTASKSTSSGHSSSSSYCCSTEVKELNVNGKVSAPENASPAAGVLKRAFSDVKLHNSGQEDTKFLVRSHSQKNISNLSPLQNLNDNQALQNCMTFRVKATFGEEKLRFRMPEYWRFTDLQEEISRRFNIDIEDVHKVDLRYLDEDSEWILLTCNDDLEECIDIYRSFKARTIRLLLREARYPTLGSSLDSCAPSIHDAVI
- the LOC141698550 gene encoding protein NLP2-like isoform X1; the encoded protein is MEGGSPLNMFRTFSSNNLDLDLMDDLFDDGCWLEATPSNFWQQSPSPNAADFSSCFPTVNANDINHLVPYSLQKDFQEEKERLNSTDNVRFVYPLLDERDGSEKARWDGSTSSTHSRSILVQGIKSNTRLWIAPSADPNPENSVKNRLIQAFEHLKNITRDDFLIQIWLPVKREGKIVLSTINQPFSLDPKSKSLECYRYASSSYHFAAEEDSNEFFGLPGRVFLKKWPEWMPDVHLLRREDYPRVDYALQYNVKGSLAIPVFERGNGACLGVVEIVTTGPDVNCLPEVDDVCKALEAVDLRSSELFTPPKIKDDHESYQAEVAEIKDIVTSVCKTYNLPLAQTWTPCNHQDTDQCRYDKNPACLSIVTSASYVHYEQVLGYHEACCNHHLLLVEGIVGRALGTNQPCFATDISAFSEAEFPFAYHAKMLRLKGAVAIRLRSICTDTRDFIIEFLLPLGCKDLEEQKRIVSSILSQIQQSCNNLRFVSDQELEAATLLPEREMVNPLKGKIFEENENKLVPSSSLEEASLDESSWIAQMMEAQQKNKGILVSLGHQKEELEEDFTVKTDWITTRGDLYPGIGPSLEKENFQDGSSVSVKDGVDVSFIKGQRRSGAKRAGQSRRVKAESTISLQVLRQYFAGSLKDAAASIGVCPTTLKRICRQHGISRWPSRKIKKVGHSLKKLQLVIDSVQGNEGAIQLSSFYTNFPELSCSNMSGISSLSTIKMDNYLKQPQSQQMGSLPCPATTASKSTSSGHSSSSSYCCSTEVKELNVNGKVSAPENASPAAGVLKRAFSDVKLHNSGQEDTKFLVRSHSQKNISNLSPLQNLNDNQALQNCMTFRVKATFGEEKLRFRMPEYWRFTDLQEEISRRFNIDIEDVHKVDLRYLDEDSEWILLTCNDDLEECIDIYRSFKARTIRLLLREARYPTLGSSLDSCAPSIHDAVI